A single genomic interval of Antechinus flavipes isolate AdamAnt ecotype Samford, QLD, Australia chromosome 1, AdamAnt_v2, whole genome shotgun sequence harbors:
- the LOC127541051 gene encoding LOW QUALITY PROTEIN: dachshund homolog 2-like (The sequence of the model RefSeq protein was modified relative to this genomic sequence to represent the inferred CDS: deleted 1 base in 1 codon) yields the protein NFDIPRLRAPHPHPIPQRQLRTKDAPPPRRHCTLGESGSDNACFLRPFCGPGLSSSRLPSAPSILAVAIRETLKIKEKMKLTATNGLHGEESPERAESENEELNSNAGLDLPFMMLPHPLLPVSLPPASVAMVMHQMNHFNTISNMAAAAQRQSPLSRAGASVIKETDSSSPVISPEENSAPEGLGASNCSPSQLEDMPKVIALVPDDGEKELPDQGNGSNPKKLQKENVLSLSQELFIQHKVLWGTKRSIRQGTCPQDAYSQVWEARQTGEMQIAIPVMKPNLDKGQLAGQIVAPGFATPFIFADSLSSVETLLTNIQFLLKVALDSARVQERQMQEEKKELRMELYREREMRETLERQLAVELQSRATVQRRLKKEKKAKRKLQEVLEFESKRREQMEQALRQATGGDSVLSILRGFGFSERDLEGIGTESDSAEMQENINPTTMY from the exons AACTTTGATATACCTCGGCTGCGagcaccccacccccaccccatcccccaacGCCAGCTCAGGACCAAGGACGCCCCACCCCCGCGGCGCCATTGCACCCTGGGAGAGTCGGGATCGGACAATGCTTGCTTCCTCCGGCCCTTTTGTGGTCCAGGCCTCTCATCATCTCGCCTTCCCTCTGCTCCCTCTATCCTAGCGGTTGCAATTCGAGAGACCctaaagattaaa gagaagatgAAGCTCACGGCAACAAACGGCCTCCATGGGGAGGAAAGCCCAGAGAGAGCTGAATCCGAAAacgaagaactgaattcaaatgcgGGGCTAGACCTGCCATTTATGATGTTGCCCCACCCCCTACTTCCCGTTAGCCTGCCTCCTGCATCAGTTGCCATGGTGATGCATCAGATGAACCACTTCAATACTATTTCCAACATGGCTGCTGCAGCTCAGAGGCAGAGTCCACTCTCCAGAGCAGGGGCTTCAGTTATCAAAGAAACTGACAGCTCTTCTCCTGTCATTTCTCCTGAAGAGAACAGTGCGCCTGAGGGCCTGGGTGCTTCCAACTGCTCACCTTCCCAACTTGAGGATATGCCCAAGGTAATTGCTTTGGTGCCTGATGATGGAGAAAAAGAGCTTCCTGATCAAGGTAATGGATCAAATCCAAAAAAACTCCAGAAAGAAAATGTTCTATCCCTCAGTCAAGAGCTTTTTATTCAGCACAAAGTACTGTGGGGAACAAAAAGAAGCATAAGGCAGGGAACCTGCCCTCAAGATGCTTACAGTCAAGTTTGGGAAGCAAGACAAACAGGAGAGATGCAAATTGCCATTCCAGTAATGAAACCAAACCTAGATAAAGGTCAACTAGCCGGGCAAATCGTGGCTCCTGGATTTGCAACCCCCTTTATTTTTGCCGATAGTCTTTCCTCCGTGGAAACGCTTTTAACCAATATTCAGTTCCTGCTGAAAGTGGCTCTAGACAGTGCCCGTGTCCAGGAAAGGCAAatgcaagaagaaaagaaggagctGAGAATGGAGCTctacagagagagggagatgcGGGAGACCCTGGAAAGGCAGCTTGCAGTTGAGTTGCAGAGCCGGGCCACAGTTCAGAGGCGtctgaagaaggagaagaaggccAAGAGGAAGCTGCAGGAAGTcctggaatttgaatccaagcgCAGAGAGCAAATGGAGCAGGCCCTGAGGCAGGCCACTGGAGGTGACAGTGTGCTCAGCATCCTCAGGGGGTTTGGATTCTCAGAAAGAGATCTTGAAGGCATTGGGACTGAGTCTGACAGTGCAGAAATGCAAGAAAACATCAACCCCACCACCATGTACTGA